CGGGGAGCTGCGCGGCCGGCCACGACGAACCCGCGGCCGATCACTCACGAAGGTCACCCCTTCGTGCCGCCGGCGGTGAGGCCGGTCACCAGGTTCTTCTGCACCAGGTAGAAGAACAGGGCGGCCGGTATCGCGATCAGCACAGCCGTCGCGGCCATCAGGTTGCGCTGGGCGTCGTGTTCGCTGACGAACGTCTGCAGACCGACGGCGAACGTGTACTTGTCGTCGCTCAGCATGAACGTCGAGGCGAACGCGACCTCACCGAAGGCCGTGAGGAAGCTGTAGAACGCCGCGACCGCGAGGCCCGGCTTGGCGAGCGGCAGGATGAGCCGCGCGAACGTGCCGAAGGGGGTCAGCCCGTCGACGCGCCCGGCCTCGTCGATCTCGAACGGGATGGTGTCGAAATAGCCCTTCATCAGCCAGGCGCAGTACGGCACGATCGTGGTGCAGTTGACCAGGATGAGACCAAGGTAGCTGTCGATCAGCTGCAGATCCGAGAGGATCTGGTACATCGGCACGATCAGTACCGCGATGGGGAACATCTGGGTGACCAGCAGCACCCACATCAGCTTCCGGTAGCCGGGGAACCGCATGCGGGAGACGGCGTAGCCGGTGGACGCGGCGACGACGACGCCGATGAGCGTCGTGCCCAGCACCACGATCAGCGTGCTCGTCAGCCAGTCGAAGAAGCCGGTGTCCTGGAGGACGTAGGCGTAGTTCTCGAGCGACAGCTTGCCCCAGATGCGCCCGGGGTGGAGGTAGTCGTCCTTGTCCGGGCCGAGGGACAGGAAGAGCAGCCAGGCGACCGGGAAGAGCGCGGTCAGGCTGGCGGCGATCAGCACGGCGTGCGAGGCGAGGGAGGCGCCGCGGCTGCGTTCGCCTCGGCCGCGGACCTTGCCGGGGGCGGTCGCGGGGCGCCGCTCGCCGGCCGGTGCGGAGCTCTCGACGGTGGTCGTACTCATGGGGAACTCCTGCCTCAGATCGCGAGCTGCTGCTCGTTGCGGTTCAGCCAGCGGCGGTAGAAGGAGGTGAAGACGATCAGGATGGACAGGAGCAGGATCCCGTAGGCGGCGGACTGGGCGTAGTCGCGCGGCTGCTGCCCGAAGCCCAGTTGGTAGGCCCACGTGACGAGGATCTGGGCGTCCGGTGCGGTGTTGCCGAACAACAGGAAGATGATGGCGAACTGATTGAAGGTCCAGATGACACCCAGGAGGACAACCGTCGTACTGACGGACCTCAGACCGGGCAGGGTGACGTAGCGGAATCGCTGCCAGGCGTTGGCGCCGTCCATCTCGGAGGCCTCGTACAGGCTCGCGTCGATCGACTGCAGGCCGCCGAGGAGCGAGACCATCATGAACGGCACACCGCACCAGGTGTTGACCATGATGGCGGCGAACCGCTGCCAGAAGGTGTCCTCCAGCCACAGCGGTGCCGGCAGGCCCAGGCCCTCCAGTGCGGTGTTGATGACGCCGCCGTCCGCCAGCATGAACCGCCAGCCGAAGACGGTGACGAAGGTCGGCACCGCCCAGGGCAGGACGAGGATCATCCGGTAGAGGGTGCGGCCGCGCAGCTTCTGGTTGAGCAGCAGGGCGAGGCCGAGACCGATGCCGTAGTGCAGGGCGACACAGGCCGCCGTCCAGAAGACCGTCCACAGGAAGTGCGACCAGAAGCGGTCGTATGCCGTCGGGCCCCAGAGGATGTCGGCGTAGTTGTCCAGGCCGATGAACTTGTACGTGGCGTCGATGTGGTTGACGCCGATCGTGCGGGCGGTGTTGAGGCTGGTGGCGTCGGTGAGGGTGAGGTACAGGCCGTACACCAGCGGATACACCACGAGGACGCCGAGCACGACGGCCACCGGGGCGATCATCGCGTAGGCGTACCAGTGCTTGTGGAAGCCGTTCTTCAGCCGCTGGGCCGGCCCGGGTCGCGGTTCCCGCTCACCGCGCCGCTTGCCGGTCGCTCGGTCGATGGCGACTGTCATGGTTCGACACCTTCTGGAGGTTCAAGGAGGTCAAGGAGGGCTGCCCGGGCGCGGGCGCGGGCCGGTGGCCGCCGGATCCCCTCCCCCCATGACGGGGGGATCCGGCGGCCACCAGGCGGTCACTTGGAGAAGTCGGGCACCAGCTTGGCGATGGCGGTCTCGGCGTTGCCGAGGCCCTTGTCCAGGGACTCCTTGCCACCGGCGATCTTGATCAGCTCGTCGTCGAGGGGACCCCACAGGGAGCTGTACTCGGGCAGCGCCGGGCGCGGCTGGGCGCTGGAGAGGACGCCCTGGTAGCCGGCGATGCCGGGGTCGGCCTTGACCTTGTCGGTGTAGGCGTCGTCGCGCGTGGGGAGCGTGGAGTTCTTCAGCGCGATGGTCTCCTGGGCCTTGGCCGAGGTCATGAAGTTCACGAACTTCATCGAGGCCTTCTGGTGGGCCTCGTCGGAGCCGGCGTAGACGGAGAGGTTGTGGCCGCCGGTCGGGGCGCCCGCCTTGCCGGAGGAGCCGGCCGGGACGGTGGCGATGCCGAGGTTGTTCTTGTCCTTGAAGGCCGAGCCCTTGTAGAAGTTCGTGATCTCCCACGGACCCTGGACGATCGAGGCGACCTTGCCGCTGACGAACGCCTCCTGGATGTGGGCGTAGGCGTCGGCGGTGGTGTCGGCCTTGTGCAGGCCCTTGCCGGAGAAGAGACCCTGCCAGGTGCCGTAGGCCTTCTTGGCCTCGGGCGAGGTGACGGTGATCTTCTTGGCGTCCGCGTCGACGGTGTCGGTGCCCTCGCCGTAGAGGAAGGACTGGGCGTAGTAGGCCTGGGTGGAGCCCCAGTAGCCGTCGACGCCGGTCTTGCCCTTGATCGTGGCGGCGGCCTTCTTCAGGTCGTCCCAGGTCTTGGGGGCCTCGACGCCGGCCTTCTCGAACAGGGCCTTGTTGTAGACGAGGGCGAGGGTGTCCGTGGTGAACGGAACGCCGTAGGTCTTGCCCTCGTACTTGGCCTGCTCGATCAGGCTGGGCTGGAACTTGTCCTGGTCCTTGAGGGCCTCGGTGCCGTCCAGCGGCGCGAAGAAGCCCTTCTTGGCGAAGGCCGGCGTCCAGCCGACCTCGGAACGCAGCACGTCCGGGGCACCCTTGGAACCGGCGGCGGTGTCGAACTTGTTCTGCGCCTGGTCGAAGGGGACGTTGACGTACTTGACCTTGATGTCCTTGTTGGCAGCCTCGAACTGCTTCACCAGGGCCTGGTACGTCGGCGCCTCGTTGGTGGCGTTGGAGGTGTCCCACCAGGTGATGGTGACCGGGCCGTCGGCCTCGTCGCCACTGTCGCTACCGCCGCAGGCCGTCGCCGCCAGGGCGAGGGACGCCACCAGCGCGGTGGCCGCTATGCCACGCCGCATGAGTTCTCCTTGAGGGTGAAAGCCCGTTGTGCTGCCGACTGCGCCGTTGGCGGCCGGGCGTCGGTGAGATTAGCCGCGCTGGAACGACTTGCGAAAGACCTTGCAGCAAAAAGTTGCAAGGGGTGCCGATGGTTATCCCGCCGTGACCTCTCACCGGCCTCGCCTGCGCCGCCCCACAGCCCCTGTTTCCAGCTGTTCGGCGGGGAGTCGGACAGCTGTGCAAGACTCTGCAAGCACTTGCCATCCGCGTCCGCCGGGGGAATCATCCGTTGCGGATCGGACGCCGACCACGACTTTCGAGGGACCGCGATGACCAAGCCACCCGCAGCGGGCCGTGCGACGGCGCGCATCAGGCGTCCCGTCGGTGCGCAAGGAGAACCCCGGCCGCTACAGTCCGGTGCTGTGACCACACGGCTTGCCGACATCGCTTTGCAGGCGGGGGTGAGCGAAGCGACCGTCAGCCGGGTCCTCAACGGCAAGCCGGGCGTCGCCGCCACCACCCGCCAGTCCGTGCTGGCCGCTCTCGACGTACTGGGCTACGAACGTCCGGTACGCCTGCGCCAGCGCAGCGAGGGGCTGGTGGGGCTGATCACCCCGGAACTGGAGAACCCGATCTTCCCGGCCCTGGCGCAGGTCATCGGCCAGGCGCTGACGCGGCAGGGCTACACGCCGGTGCTGGCCACCCAGACCCCGGGCGGCTCGACCGAGGACGAGCTCACCGAGATGCTCGTGGACCGCGGGGTCGCCGGCATCATCTACGTCTCCGGACTGCACGCCGACACCACCGCCGACATGCAGCGCTACGACCGGCTGCGCGCCCAGGGCGTGCCCTACGTGCTGGTCGACGGTTTCTCACCGAAGGTGCAGGCGCCGTTCATCTCCCCCGACGACCGTGCCGCGATGAGCCTGGCGGTCACGCACCTGGCGTCCCTGGGGCACACCCGGATCGGTCTGGCCCTCGGGCCCAAGCGGTTTGTGCCGGTGCAGCGCAAGATCGAGGGGTTCGTGCGCGCGGTGCAGGACCAGTTGGGCCTCGACGCCGCGACCGTGGAGTCGGAGCTGGTGCAGCACTCCCTGTACACCCTCGAGGGTGGTCAGGCGGCGGCCGTGGCGTTGATCGAGCGGAACTGCACGGCCGTGGTGTGCGCCAGCGACATGATGGCGCTGGGCGCGATCCGGGCGGCCCGGCAGCTCGGTCTGGACGTGCCGAAGGACATCTCCGTAGTGGGCTTCGACGACTCCCCGCTGATCGCCTTCACCGACCCGCCGCTGACGACGATCCGCAAGCCGGTCCCGGCGATGGGGCAGGCGGCCGTGCGCACGCTGCTGGAGGAGATCGGCGGGACGCCCGCGCCCCACAGCGAGTTCGTGTTCATGCCGGAGCTGGTGGTGCGTGGTTCGACCGCCTCGGCTCCGGGGGAACGCGGTCGCTCCTGAGACCTACGGCCTGATTTCGCCGTAGAACATGCGGCTCGTGCGGGGCCGCGGGATGATCGGTGGGGAAGTCCTTTTCTGGCAGACTTTGCGCCTATGGGTGAAACGACCGTGACGAAGCCGGAGGGCCTGGAAGCGGCCCTCCCGGAGACAGTTGCGGCCGATTCGGGGCACGGTCCGCTGCGTCGGCTGCGCACCCCGCGCCGGCCCCGCTTCTGGTTCGAGATCCTGCTGATCGCGGTGAGTTACTGGACGTACTCGCTCGTCCGCAACGCCGTGCCCGAGCAGAAGACCGAGGCGCTGCACAACGCCGACTGGATCTGGCAGGTCGAGCACCATCTGGGCATCGCCGTCGAGCAGTCGGTCAACCACGCCGTGAACTCGGTGCATTGGCTGATCGTCGGGATGAACTACTACTACGCGACGCTGCACTTCATCGTCACCCTGGGTGTGCTGGTGTGGCTGTACCGTCGCCATCCCGGCCGGTACGCGGCCACCCGCCTGGTGCTGTTCGCTACCACGGCCGTCGCCCTGGTCGGTTACTACCTGTATCCGCTGGCGCCCCCGCGGCTGATGAACGGCGGTGGCTTCGTCGACACGGTCATGGTCCACCAGACCTGGGGTTCGATGGCGTCCGGCGACCTGAAACACATGTCGAACCAGTACGCGGCGATGCCGTCGATGCACATCGGCTGGTCGCTGTGGTGCGGGCTGACGATCGCCGCCCTGGCGACGGTCCCCTGGGTGCGGGTGCTGGGGCTGCTGTACCCGGCGCTGACGCTGGTGGTCATCGTCGCGACGGCCAACCACTTCTGGCTGGACGCGGTGGGCGGCCTGCTCTGCCTGGCCTTCGGGTTCACGGTCGCACGGCTCTGGTACGGCAGACAGCCGTACGCGCTGCCGCGGACGGTGCCGGAGCGCGGGCCGCGTGCGGTGCGGCCCGCGGTGAGGGGGCCCGAGACCGGGACGTCCTGGCGTGACGGGCCGGACGAGTCCCGACGGTTGCCGGACAGTTCCCAGGGGCTGCCGGACAAGTCCCGGGGGTTGTCCCGCAGGTCCTAGCGTTCGGCGGTGCCGTAGAACAGTTCCTCCACCACACCGCGTGCCCGGCGGGCCGTGCGCCGGTAGGCGTCCAGCATGTCGCCCGCGTGGCCGGGGCCGTAGCCCAGGTACCTGCCCACGGCGGCCAGTTCCCGGGGCTCCGTCGGAAACGTGTCGCCGGCCCTGCCGCGGACCAGCATCACCGCGTTGCGGACGCGGGTCGCGAGGACCCAGGCCTCGTCGAGGGTCGCCGCGTCCTCCTCCGTGATGAGCCCGGCGGCCCGGGCCGCGGCCAGGGCCTCGCGGGTGCGGGTGGTACGCAGACCCGGCTCCGCCGAGCCGTGCCGCAGCTGCATGAGCTGCACGGTCCACTCCACGTCGGACAGGCCGCCCGGCCCGAGCTTGGCGTGCAGCTTGGGGTCGGCGCCGCGCGGCAGCCGCTCCGACTCCATGCGGGCCTTCAGCCGCCGGATCTCGCGCACGGCCTCGTCGGCGAGTCCGTCCGCCGGGTAGCGCAGCGGGTCGATCAGCTCGACGAAGCGGCGGCCCAGGCCCTCGTCACCGGCGACGGGCTCGGCCCGCAGCAGCGCGTGCGACTCCCACGTCAGGGCCCACCGGCGGTAGTACGCCGCGTACGAGGTGAGGGTGCGGACCAGCGGCCCGGACTTGCCCTCCGGACGCAGGTCGGCGTCGATGAGCAGGGGCGGGTCGGCGCTGGGGATCTGCAGCAGGCGGCGCATCTCGGAGACGACCTTGTTGGCCGCCTGGGACGCCTCGCGCTCGTCGACGCCGTCGCGCGGTTCGTGCACGAACAGCACGTCCGCGTCGGAGCCGTAGCCCAGCTCGTGGCCGCCGAACCGGCCCATGCCGATGATGGCGAACCGGGTGGGCAGGTCCTCGCCCCAGCCCTCCCGCACCACGGCCCGGAGCGTGCCGGCGAGCGTCGCTGCCGTCAGGTCCGACACCGCGCCGCCGACCATGTCCACCAGGGCGCCCTGGTCGGCCTCGGCGGGCTGCTCCTCGGTGCCGTAGGAGCCGACGATGTCGGCGGCGGCCGTGCGGAACAGCTCCCGGCGGCGCACCCCGCGGGCTGCCGTGACCGCCTGGGCGGCGCCGTCGGCGCGTTTCACCGCGGCGTATATCTCCTGCTCCAGATGGGCGCGCGACCGTGGCTCGAGGCCGCCGCCGTCCCCGTCGCCGAGCAGCGCCACCGCCTCCGGGGCGCGCATGAGCAGGTCGGGCGCGAGCCGGCCGGCGGACAGCACCCGGGCGAGGTTCTGCGCGGCGGCGCCCTCGTCCCGCAGCAGCCGCAGATACCAGGGGGTCTTGCCGAGCGCGTCGGAGACCTTGCGGAAGTTGAGCAGGCCCGCGTCCGGGTCGGCCGAGTCGGCGAACCAGCCGAGCAGCACGGGCAGCAGGGTGCGCTGGATGGCGGCCTTGCGGGTGACACCGGAGGCCAGCGCCTCCAGATGGCGCAGGGCGGCGGCCGGGTCGGCGTAGCCGAGGGCGACCATGCGCTCCCGGGCCGCCTCGGTGCTGAGCCGGGCCTCGCCGGTGGCGAGCTGGGCGACGGCGTCGAGCAGCGGCCGGTAGAAGAGCTTCTCGTGCAGACGGCGTACGACACCCGCGTGCCGGCGCCACTCGCGGTGCAGGTCGGCGACCGGGTCCTTGCGCAGGCCGAGGGAGCGGCCGATGCGGCGCAGCTCGGCCTCGTCCTCGGGGACGAGGTGGGTGCGCCGCAGCCGGAAGAGCTGGATGCGGTGCTCCATGGAGCGCAGGAAGCGGTAGGCCTCGTCGAGCTGCGCCGCGTCGGCCCGGCCGACGTAGCCGCCGGCGGCCAGGGCCCTCAGCGCGTCCAGGGTGGTGCCGCTGCGCAGGGAGGTGTCGGCCCGGCCGTGCACCAGCTGGAGCAGCTGCACGGCGAACTCGACGTCCCTGAGGCCGCCCGGGCCGAGCTTCAGCTGGCGGTCGACCTCGGCGACGGGGATGTTCTCCACGACCCGGCGGCGCATCTTCTGCACGTCGGGGACGAAGTTCTCGCGTTCGGCGGCCTTCCACACCAGGGGCTGGACGGCGGCGACGTACTCCGCGCCGAGGTCGAGGTCGCCGGCCACCGGGCGGGCCTTGAGCAGCGCCTGGAACTCCCAGGTCTTGGCCCAGCGCTGGTAGTAGGCGAGGTGGCTGGAGAGGGTCCGCACGAGGGGGCCGTTCCTGCCCTCGGGCCGGAGGTTGGCGTCGACGGGCCAGATCGAGCCCTCGACCGTCGTCTCGGAGCAGATCCGCATCATGTGCGAGGCGAGCCGGGTGGCGGCGCGCACGGCCTTGGTCTCGTCGGTCCCCTCGGTGGCCTCGCCCACGAAGATGACGTCCACGTCGGAGACGTAGTTGAGCTCGTGGCCGCCGCACTTGCCCATCGCGATGACCGCGAGCCGGCACTGGGCGGCGTCCTCGGGCGCGGCCGCCTCGGCGATCTTGAGGGCGGCGCGCAGGGTGGCGGTGGCGAGGTCGGCGAGCTCGGCGGCGGACTCGGCGACGCCGGTGGTGCCGCAGACGTCCCGGGCGGCGATGGACAGCAGGCAGCGCCGGTAGGCGACGCGCAGGGAGACCGGGTCGGTGGCCTCCGCGAGGCCGGCCTCGAACTCCTCCACCCCGGGGTGCAGGTCGTAGGCCTCGTACATGACGAGGGCCTGCCAGTCGTCCGGGTGCCGGGCGAGGTGGTCGGCGAGTGCGGTGGAGGCGCCGAGGACGCCGAGGAGGCGGTCGCGCAGGGGCTTGGCCGCGATCAGGGTGTCGAGCAGTTCGCGGCGGGCGCCGGGGCCGCGCTGGGCCTCCAGCAGCCGGACGAGCCCGAGCAGCGCGAGATCGGGGTCGGCGGTGCCGCCCAGCGCCTCCAGCAGCACGGGGTCGTCGCGCAGCGGCGCGAGCTCAGGACTGTCCAGGAGCCGCTCGGCGGCGGAGGCGTCGGTGAAACCGTGCCGCAGCAGCCGTGTGAAGGTGCTGCTCCTGCGCCCCGGCGCCGCCGTCATCCGGGCCTCCCTCGCACTGTTCCTCGGACATGCTTCGGATCAAGGTCCTACGGCTTTGAGCCTAACCGCAGAGGGCGGGGGAAGCGGCGGTGAGTTCGACAGGCGGACGAGGCAGGCGCGTGGCTACGGCGACTGGCCGCGGAGGGGAGGCGGGCTACGGCGGTTTCCGGCCACAGGGGGTACGGGAGGGCCATTTCCGCTGCGGCACGGGCCATGCGGTCGTCCACTCGGTGGCGCGGCACGCCGTTATCGGCTTCGGTGAGGGGGAACCGTTCAGCCGGCTGCGGCCGGACAAGGTGACCGGTTCTCATCAAGTGATCGGTTCTCATGAGGCCGGACGAAGGAGTCACGCCATGGACATGACCCTCGAAGTCATCCCGCTGCCCGTGTCCGACGTGGACCGTGCCCGGGACTTCTACCGGGACAGGGTCGGCTTCCACGTGGACATCGACCAGGAGGTCATGCCCGGGATGCGGATCGTCCAGCTGACCCCGCCGGGTTCCGGCTGTTCGATCGCGC
The Streptomyces tuirus genome window above contains:
- a CDS encoding extracellular solute-binding protein; its protein translation is MRRGIAATALVASLALAATACGGSDSGDEADGPVTITWWDTSNATNEAPTYQALVKQFEAANKDIKVKYVNVPFDQAQNKFDTAAGSKGAPDVLRSEVGWTPAFAKKGFFAPLDGTEALKDQDKFQPSLIEQAKYEGKTYGVPFTTDTLALVYNKALFEKAGVEAPKTWDDLKKAAATIKGKTGVDGYWGSTQAYYAQSFLYGEGTDTVDADAKKITVTSPEAKKAYGTWQGLFSGKGLHKADTTADAYAHIQEAFVSGKVASIVQGPWEITNFYKGSAFKDKNNLGIATVPAGSSGKAGAPTGGHNLSVYAGSDEAHQKASMKFVNFMTSAKAQETIALKNSTLPTRDDAYTDKVKADPGIAGYQGVLSSAQPRPALPEYSSLWGPLDDELIKIAGGKESLDKGLGNAETAIAKLVPDFSK
- a CDS encoding carbohydrate ABC transporter permease; translation: MTVAIDRATGKRRGEREPRPGPAQRLKNGFHKHWYAYAMIAPVAVVLGVLVVYPLVYGLYLTLTDATSLNTARTIGVNHIDATYKFIGLDNYADILWGPTAYDRFWSHFLWTVFWTAACVALHYGIGLGLALLLNQKLRGRTLYRMILVLPWAVPTFVTVFGWRFMLADGGVINTALEGLGLPAPLWLEDTFWQRFAAIMVNTWCGVPFMMVSLLGGLQSIDASLYEASEMDGANAWQRFRYVTLPGLRSVSTTVVLLGVIWTFNQFAIIFLLFGNTAPDAQILVTWAYQLGFGQQPRDYAQSAAYGILLLSILIVFTSFYRRWLNRNEQQLAI
- a CDS encoding phosphatase PAP2 family protein; its protein translation is MGETTVTKPEGLEAALPETVAADSGHGPLRRLRTPRRPRFWFEILLIAVSYWTYSLVRNAVPEQKTEALHNADWIWQVEHHLGIAVEQSVNHAVNSVHWLIVGMNYYYATLHFIVTLGVLVWLYRRHPGRYAATRLVLFATTAVALVGYYLYPLAPPRLMNGGGFVDTVMVHQTWGSMASGDLKHMSNQYAAMPSMHIGWSLWCGLTIAALATVPWVRVLGLLYPALTLVVIVATANHFWLDAVGGLLCLAFGFTVARLWYGRQPYALPRTVPERGPRAVRPAVRGPETGTSWRDGPDESRRLPDSSQGLPDKSRGLSRRS
- a CDS encoding sugar ABC transporter permease; translated protein: MSTTTVESSAPAGERRPATAPGKVRGRGERSRGASLASHAVLIAASLTALFPVAWLLFLSLGPDKDDYLHPGRIWGKLSLENYAYVLQDTGFFDWLTSTLIVVLGTTLIGVVVAASTGYAVSRMRFPGYRKLMWVLLVTQMFPIAVLIVPMYQILSDLQLIDSYLGLILVNCTTIVPYCAWLMKGYFDTIPFEIDEAGRVDGLTPFGTFARLILPLAKPGLAVAAFYSFLTAFGEVAFASTFMLSDDKYTFAVGLQTFVSEHDAQRNLMAATAVLIAIPAALFFYLVQKNLVTGLTAGGTKG
- a CDS encoding LacI family DNA-binding transcriptional regulator, with the translated sequence MTTRLADIALQAGVSEATVSRVLNGKPGVAATTRQSVLAALDVLGYERPVRLRQRSEGLVGLITPELENPIFPALAQVIGQALTRQGYTPVLATQTPGGSTEDELTEMLVDRGVAGIIYVSGLHADTTADMQRYDRLRAQGVPYVLVDGFSPKVQAPFISPDDRAAMSLAVTHLASLGHTRIGLALGPKRFVPVQRKIEGFVRAVQDQLGLDAATVESELVQHSLYTLEGGQAAAVALIERNCTAVVCASDMMALGAIRAARQLGLDVPKDISVVGFDDSPLIAFTDPPLTTIRKPVPAMGQAAVRTLLEEIGGTPAPHSEFVFMPELVVRGSTASAPGERGRS
- a CDS encoding bifunctional [glutamine synthetase] adenylyltransferase/[glutamine synthetase]-adenylyl-L-tyrosine phosphorylase, encoding MTAAPGRRSSTFTRLLRHGFTDASAAERLLDSPELAPLRDDPVLLEALGGTADPDLALLGLVRLLEAQRGPGARRELLDTLIAAKPLRDRLLGVLGASTALADHLARHPDDWQALVMYEAYDLHPGVEEFEAGLAEATDPVSLRVAYRRCLLSIAARDVCGTTGVAESAAELADLATATLRAALKIAEAAAPEDAAQCRLAVIAMGKCGGHELNYVSDVDVIFVGEATEGTDETKAVRAATRLASHMMRICSETTVEGSIWPVDANLRPEGRNGPLVRTLSSHLAYYQRWAKTWEFQALLKARPVAGDLDLGAEYVAAVQPLVWKAAERENFVPDVQKMRRRVVENIPVAEVDRQLKLGPGGLRDVEFAVQLLQLVHGRADTSLRSGTTLDALRALAAGGYVGRADAAQLDEAYRFLRSMEHRIQLFRLRRTHLVPEDEAELRRIGRSLGLRKDPVADLHREWRRHAGVVRRLHEKLFYRPLLDAVAQLATGEARLSTEAARERMVALGYADPAAALRHLEALASGVTRKAAIQRTLLPVLLGWFADSADPDAGLLNFRKVSDALGKTPWYLRLLRDEGAAAQNLARVLSAGRLAPDLLMRAPEAVALLGDGDGGGLEPRSRAHLEQEIYAAVKRADGAAQAVTAARGVRRRELFRTAAADIVGSYGTEEQPAEADQGALVDMVGGAVSDLTAATLAGTLRAVVREGWGEDLPTRFAIIGMGRFGGHELGYGSDADVLFVHEPRDGVDEREASQAANKVVSEMRRLLQIPSADPPLLIDADLRPEGKSGPLVRTLTSYAAYYRRWALTWESHALLRAEPVAGDEGLGRRFVELIDPLRYPADGLADEAVREIRRLKARMESERLPRGADPKLHAKLGPGGLSDVEWTVQLMQLRHGSAEPGLRTTRTREALAAARAAGLITEEDAATLDEAWVLATRVRNAVMLVRGRAGDTFPTEPRELAAVGRYLGYGPGHAGDMLDAYRRTARRARGVVEELFYGTAER